The proteins below come from a single uncultured Dethiosulfovibrio sp. genomic window:
- the uvrB gene encoding excinuclease ABC subunit UvrB gives MAKFNLVSPWGPAGDQGKAIEDICRGFDESGCQTLMGVTGSGKTFTVANVIQRLGRPTLVMAHNKTLAAQLYSEFRDFFPDNAVHYFVSYYDYYQPEAYVPSSDTYIEKDASINDRIEKLRLAATKALIEREDVIVVASVSCIYGLGKKATYEDAVIPFAVGDRWDRRGFFEALLSGYYVRNDLELSPGKFRARGDVVEIFPSYSDTCLRVVFYDDEIESIEETDPVSGKSLLKKDRASIYPAQHYVTSDEAVAGAMNSIWDEMNGQVEIFKSQGKYLEAQRIESRTRYDMEMLSETGYCSGIENYSRYLDGRSEGDPPGTLIDFFPDDFLLVIDESHITLPQIRGMFNGDRARKETLVRHGFRLPSCLDNRPLRWEEFVKYMKKTLCLSATPGDWEVSVSGQVVEQIIRPTGILDPEVLIVPATGQIDDLLDRIREVIERDERVLVTTLTKKGSEDLGGYLKDLGIKAKYIHSDLNTFERAELIKELREGHTSVLVGVNLLREGMDLPEVSLVAILDADREGFLRSYRSLVQVMGRAARNVDSKVILYADEITDSIAKAMEETGRRRAIQIDHNEKNGITPKTVVSKIRSLLPEELMDKSEPKGADVWEESLVDLSEKDLERLMWDAVEKLQFERAAGIRDMLSEMKGGAMPRVAGNSYRRGKRT, from the coding sequence ATGGCTAAGTTTAACCTAGTATCCCCCTGGGGACCTGCTGGCGACCAGGGTAAGGCTATTGAGGATATATGTAGAGGTTTCGATGAATCGGGCTGCCAGACCCTCATGGGCGTCACCGGCAGTGGGAAGACCTTTACCGTCGCCAACGTCATACAGAGGCTTGGGAGACCTACGTTGGTTATGGCCCATAATAAGACGTTGGCCGCCCAGCTTTACAGCGAGTTCAGGGATTTCTTTCCCGATAACGCCGTTCACTACTTCGTAAGTTACTACGACTATTATCAGCCTGAGGCCTACGTGCCATCCTCGGACACCTATATAGAAAAAGACGCATCGATCAACGATAGAATAGAGAAGCTTCGTCTCGCCGCCACAAAAGCCCTGATAGAGAGGGAGGATGTCATAGTGGTGGCCAGCGTGTCCTGTATATATGGTCTAGGTAAAAAGGCCACTTACGAGGATGCGGTGATACCTTTTGCCGTCGGAGATAGATGGGATAGGCGGGGGTTTTTCGAGGCCCTCCTATCTGGCTATTACGTCAGAAACGATCTGGAGCTCTCCCCCGGCAAGTTCAGAGCGAGGGGAGATGTGGTTGAGATATTTCCCTCCTACAGCGACACCTGTCTGAGGGTGGTTTTTTACGACGACGAGATAGAGTCCATAGAGGAGACCGATCCGGTATCCGGTAAGTCGCTGCTTAAAAAAGATCGAGCCTCCATATATCCAGCCCAGCATTACGTCACCTCCGACGAGGCGGTGGCAGGGGCGATGAACTCCATCTGGGACGAGATGAACGGACAGGTAGAAATCTTTAAAAGTCAGGGAAAGTACCTGGAAGCCCAGAGGATAGAGAGCAGGACCAGATACGATATGGAGATGTTGTCGGAGACGGGATACTGTTCGGGGATAGAGAATTACTCCAGATATCTGGACGGACGGTCCGAGGGAGATCCTCCAGGCACGCTGATCGACTTCTTTCCCGACGATTTTCTCCTGGTGATTGACGAGTCCCATATAACACTGCCCCAGATCCGAGGTATGTTCAACGGCGATAGGGCCAGAAAGGAGACTTTGGTCAGACATGGCTTCAGGCTCCCCTCCTGCCTGGATAACAGGCCTCTAAGGTGGGAGGAGTTTGTCAAATACATGAAAAAGACTTTGTGCCTCTCGGCCACTCCTGGGGATTGGGAGGTGTCGGTGTCCGGTCAGGTCGTGGAGCAGATAATCCGTCCTACCGGTATTCTCGACCCAGAGGTCCTTATAGTCCCGGCGACGGGACAGATAGACGATCTCCTCGATCGGATAAGAGAGGTTATCGAAAGAGACGAGAGGGTCCTGGTCACTACCTTGACTAAAAAGGGGTCCGAGGACTTAGGGGGATATCTGAAGGATCTGGGAATAAAGGCTAAATACATCCACTCCGACCTTAATACTTTCGAGAGGGCGGAGCTGATAAAGGAGCTACGGGAGGGCCATACGTCGGTTCTGGTCGGAGTGAACCTGCTCAGGGAGGGAATGGACCTGCCGGAGGTCTCTCTGGTGGCCATACTTGACGCCGACAGGGAGGGATTCTTAAGGTCTTACCGATCTCTGGTTCAGGTCATGGGAAGGGCAGCTAGAAACGTCGATTCTAAGGTGATCCTTTACGCCGACGAGATCACCGACAGCATTGCGAAGGCGATGGAGGAGACCGGCAGACGCAGGGCTATCCAGATAGATCATAACGAGAAAAACGGTATAACCCCTAAAACGGTGGTAAGCAAAATTCGATCCCTCCTACCGGAGGAGCTTATGGATAAATCCGAACCTAAAGGGGCGGACGTATGGGAGGAATCCCTCGTCGATCTATCGGAGAAGGATCTGGAGAGGCTGATGTGGGATGCGGTGGAGAAGCTCCAGTTCGAGAGAGCCGCAGGCATAAGGGATATGCTTTCGGAGATGAAAGGAGGTGCGATGCCTCGTGTCGCAGGTAATTCGTATCGTAGGGGCAAGAGAACATAA
- a CDS encoding endonuclease III — MSRIVFEPKPKETVPPIWDKGLLPDVLDILEGLWGQEAAPKVSAFEDPLDGLMLTVLSQNTNDNNRDRAFQELKSLYPFWEQVASVPAESLAKAIKVAGIANVKSVRMKEILDIVKGAFGEYSLKGISLWDKSKVEGFLTSLPGVGPKTAACVMVFDLGIPAFPVDTHVARFCRRMEWVDRSASPVAIQEKMEKVVPETRKKGAHLNIISHCKALCRARNPLCPKCSLSALCPWFKSN, encoded by the coding sequence GTGAGCAGGATAGTCTTTGAGCCAAAACCGAAAGAAACGGTACCTCCTATATGGGACAAGGGACTGCTCCCCGACGTTTTGGATATTTTGGAGGGACTTTGGGGGCAGGAGGCGGCTCCCAAAGTCTCGGCCTTTGAGGATCCTCTGGACGGCCTTATGCTTACCGTCCTATCCCAAAATACCAACGATAACAACCGTGACAGAGCCTTTCAGGAACTAAAATCCCTTTATCCTTTCTGGGAGCAGGTGGCCTCCGTCCCCGCTGAGTCTCTGGCGAAGGCCATAAAGGTAGCGGGCATCGCCAACGTAAAATCGGTGAGGATGAAAGAGATTTTGGATATAGTGAAAGGCGCTTTTGGAGAATACAGCCTTAAGGGAATAAGCCTCTGGGATAAGTCTAAGGTAGAGGGCTTTTTGACCTCTCTGCCGGGGGTCGGACCTAAGACAGCTGCCTGCGTTATGGTATTCGATCTCGGGATTCCCGCCTTTCCTGTGGATACCCACGTCGCCAGGTTTTGCAGAAGGATGGAGTGGGTGGATCGTTCCGCCTCTCCTGTGGCGATACAGGAAAAGATGGAGAAAGTAGTCCCGGAGACCAGAAAAAAAGGGGCCCATCTTAACATCATAAGCCACTGTAAGGCCCTGTGTAGGGCCAGGAATCCCCTCTGCCCTAAATGCTCCCTTTCCGCCCTCTGTCCCTGGTTTAAGTCAAACTAA
- a CDS encoding YerC/YecD family TrpR-related protein, whose product MEKWKDRLTDQLCTAMLSLDTKEEVYSFLEDIATIGEIRALAQRLEVARLLSDGYTYPQIAQQTGASTATISRVKKFLEYGADGYRIILQRLGEHKEE is encoded by the coding sequence GTGGAAAAATGGAAAGATCGTCTTACCGATCAGTTATGTACCGCTATGCTCTCGCTGGACACAAAAGAGGAAGTATATTCGTTTCTTGAGGACATCGCCACAATAGGAGAGATAAGGGCCCTTGCACAGAGACTGGAGGTAGCGAGACTGCTCAGCGACGGATATACATATCCTCAGATAGCCCAACAGACCGGAGCCAGCACGGCCACCATAAGCAGGGTTAAGAAGTTTCTGGAGTACGGGGCTGACGGCTACCGAATCATTCTGCAACGTCTTGGCGAACACAAAGAGGAGTAA
- a CDS encoding histidinol-phosphate transaminase has translation MSTKLRLDKNESPYGLPDHLLESAKKALASIEANRYPDPTYSSLRESIGNYVSVSKENIVPGNGGDEILWLAFAAYVSPGDRVLTLNPSFSQYEHMCKVFKAERLAVPMILKDGGIEVDEDEFLRSLRSQNPSLVLLDSPNNPTGVALTDRFIHKVLDSARCPVLIDEAYGEFSNHTFLENQDIDDLPESTMILKTLSKAWGIAGLRVGYCVTSQPTARKLNGLRSPFNVNLFSQAIALELLKDRSWMDKRVKAIVETRERLFSRIEKGLKGWQVFPGQGNFLLVKLPVEQGDILGYLRENRIDIKGFDLPWEGYWARITIGTDEEMEKLIDTVEKV, from the coding sequence TTGAGCACGAAACTACGTTTGGACAAAAACGAATCTCCCTATGGACTACCGGATCACCTGCTTGAGAGCGCTAAAAAGGCTCTTGCCTCCATAGAGGCCAATAGATATCCCGATCCCACCTATTCCAGCTTGAGGGAGAGCATAGGAAACTACGTCAGCGTATCCAAGGAAAACATAGTCCCGGGAAACGGCGGTGACGAAATACTTTGGCTCGCCTTTGCTGCCTACGTATCCCCTGGAGACAGGGTTCTTACCTTAAACCCATCGTTCTCCCAGTACGAACATATGTGCAAGGTCTTCAAAGCGGAGAGATTAGCCGTCCCTATGATCCTGAAAGACGGTGGCATAGAGGTGGATGAGGACGAGTTTTTAAGGTCGTTGAGATCACAAAATCCCTCATTGGTCCTTCTAGACAGCCCTAATAACCCTACAGGAGTAGCTCTGACAGACCGATTTATCCACAAAGTCCTGGATTCGGCCCGGTGTCCTGTCCTTATAGACGAGGCCTACGGGGAATTTTCCAACCACACATTTCTCGAAAATCAAGATATAGACGATCTTCCTGAATCGACTATGATACTAAAAACCCTGTCCAAAGCATGGGGAATAGCTGGACTAAGGGTAGGCTACTGTGTGACCTCCCAACCGACGGCACGTAAACTGAACGGTCTGAGAAGCCCTTTCAACGTAAACCTGTTTTCCCAGGCTATAGCTCTGGAGCTTCTGAAAGATCGGTCCTGGATGGATAAAAGGGTCAAGGCAATCGTGGAAACCAGAGAAAGGCTTTTCTCCAGGATAGAAAAAGGCCTGAAGGGGTGGCAGGTATTCCCCGGTCAGGGAAACTTTCTTCTCGTCAAACTTCCGGTAGAACAGGGGGATATACTGGGATATTTGAGGGAAAATCGGATAGATATAAAAGGCTTCGATCTACCCTGGGAGGGATACTGGGCCAGGATAACGATTGGAACAGACGAAGAGATGGAGAAGTTGATCGATACCGTAGAAAAAGTCTAA
- the ftsH gene encoding ATP-dependent zinc metalloprotease FtsH, translating to MQRLVKNLGLYLILIVLVVSLVNVFLSPDQRGTNVRDLSYSQFLQEVDSGRIKSVVVNDSVLSGKTVDGKDFVTYVIGTGDVVQDVARKGVDVKITPPQRNPWWVTMMSSLFPTLLLIGVWIFFLYHMQGGGGGKVMSFAKSKAKMFLDNRPQVTFNDVAGCDESKEELLEVVEYLKDPSRFTKLGASVPKGVLLLGPPGTGKTLLARACAGEAAVPFFSTSGSDFVEMFVGVGASRVRDLFDQARKHQPCIVFIDEIDAVGRQRGAGLGGGHDEREQTLNQLLVEMDGFDEKTGIILLAATNRSDVLDPALMRPGRFDRHIVVDRPDVRGRRAILDVHTKGKNLDDHVDLDVIARRTPGFVGADLANLINEAALLAARGGKGIISMVEIEEGIDRVIAGPERKSRLIGDKEKHIIAYHETGHALVAKFIPGCDPVHKISIIPRGSMALGYTLQLPEEDRFLMSKKELLNNICVLLGGRVTESLVFGDITTGASNDLERATQIARQMVTQYGMSDSLGPVALGKKHHEVFLGRDIGEDRNYSEEIAYSIDREVRSIIDSCYDKVKTILTENMEKVELVAQTLLDREVMDGKDLAILLGEIVEEKAKAEEVEAFSSEGEKPIDLTKDSNVVFNG from the coding sequence GTGCAGCGATTGGTCAAAAATCTTGGGCTTTACCTTATTCTGATAGTTCTGGTGGTCAGTCTGGTCAACGTTTTTTTATCTCCCGATCAGAGGGGGACTAACGTCAGGGACCTCAGCTACAGTCAGTTTCTACAGGAAGTGGACAGCGGAAGGATAAAGTCGGTGGTGGTAAACGATTCTGTGCTTTCCGGTAAAACCGTCGACGGCAAGGATTTTGTCACCTACGTTATAGGTACGGGAGACGTGGTTCAGGACGTGGCTCGAAAGGGAGTCGATGTCAAGATTACCCCACCTCAGAGAAACCCCTGGTGGGTTACTATGATGTCCTCTCTTTTCCCGACGCTCCTCCTTATCGGGGTGTGGATATTCTTTCTCTACCATATGCAAGGAGGCGGTGGCGGGAAGGTCATGAGCTTCGCCAAGAGCAAGGCGAAGATGTTCCTCGACAACCGGCCCCAGGTGACCTTCAACGACGTAGCTGGCTGCGATGAGTCGAAAGAGGAGCTTCTGGAGGTAGTTGAATATCTTAAAGACCCCTCTAGGTTCACAAAACTAGGGGCCTCGGTCCCTAAAGGGGTGCTTCTTTTAGGGCCTCCTGGGACGGGAAAAACCCTTTTGGCCAGAGCCTGTGCAGGAGAGGCGGCGGTCCCGTTTTTCAGCACAAGCGGATCGGATTTTGTCGAGATGTTCGTAGGGGTAGGAGCCTCCAGGGTTAGGGACCTTTTCGATCAGGCGAGAAAGCACCAGCCCTGTATAGTCTTTATCGACGAGATAGACGCCGTAGGACGTCAAAGAGGAGCAGGACTCGGAGGAGGTCACGACGAAAGGGAACAGACCTTAAACCAGCTTCTGGTGGAGATGGACGGTTTCGACGAAAAGACGGGGATAATCCTCCTCGCTGCGACAAACCGGTCTGACGTCCTCGACCCAGCGTTGATGCGACCTGGTCGTTTTGACCGTCATATCGTCGTCGACAGGCCCGATGTGAGAGGCAGAAGGGCTATCCTGGACGTTCATACGAAAGGCAAAAATCTCGACGATCATGTAGATCTGGACGTTATTGCCAGGAGAACTCCGGGATTTGTCGGGGCCGACCTTGCTAATCTCATCAACGAGGCCGCTTTGCTGGCAGCCAGAGGAGGCAAGGGCATTATCTCCATGGTCGAGATAGAGGAAGGGATAGACAGGGTCATAGCGGGACCGGAGAGAAAGAGTCGCCTGATAGGGGATAAGGAAAAACACATAATAGCCTATCACGAGACAGGCCACGCCCTGGTCGCTAAGTTTATTCCCGGATGTGATCCGGTACACAAGATCTCCATCATCCCCAGAGGAAGCATGGCTCTAGGTTACACCCTTCAGCTTCCCGAGGAGGACAGGTTCCTCATGTCCAAGAAGGAGTTGCTCAATAATATATGCGTTCTCCTAGGTGGCAGGGTCACCGAGTCCCTGGTCTTTGGCGATATAACCACAGGGGCCAGTAACGATCTGGAGAGGGCTACCCAGATCGCGAGACAGATGGTAACCCAGTACGGCATGAGCGATAGTCTTGGCCCTGTAGCTCTCGGCAAAAAACACCACGAGGTCTTTCTCGGAAGGGATATAGGGGAGGACAGAAACTACAGCGAGGAAATAGCCTACTCTATAGATCGTGAGGTGCGGTCCATTATCGACAGCTGCTACGATAAGGTTAAGACCATACTCACCGAGAACATGGAGAAAGTGGAGCTGGTGGCCCAGACCCTCCTCGATAGGGAGGTAATGGACGGCAAGGACCTGGCTATTCTCCTAGGGGAGATAGTCGAGGAGAAAGCTAAAGCTGAGGAAGTTGAGGCTTTTAGCTCGGAAGGCGAAAAGCCTATTGACTTGACTAAAGACTCTAACGTGGTATTCAACGGCTGA
- the hpt gene encoding hypoxanthine phosphoribosyltransferase: MNYKVGKVLISEEDIVSKVAELGKIIGEDYKGEDLVVVGILRGAAIFMADLVRNIDDRVNVSMDFMSVSSYGVSTTSSGVVRINKDLDNVIKDKHVLIVEDIVDTGLTLSYLKRVLIEREPRSLALCSLLDKKERRIADISVDYVGFDIPDIFVVGYGLDCAERWRNLRSVYSVDVLSQD, translated from the coding sequence ATGAACTATAAAGTAGGTAAAGTTTTGATATCCGAGGAGGATATTGTCAGCAAAGTAGCGGAGTTGGGAAAAATCATCGGTGAGGACTACAAAGGTGAGGACCTGGTAGTTGTCGGTATCCTCAGAGGTGCGGCTATATTCATGGCGGACCTGGTCAGAAACATTGACGATAGGGTGAACGTTAGTATGGATTTTATGAGCGTGTCCTCCTACGGTGTTTCCACTACCTCCAGTGGAGTTGTCAGGATCAATAAAGACCTCGACAACGTCATAAAGGACAAACACGTCCTCATAGTGGAGGATATCGTCGATACGGGCTTGACTCTTTCCTATCTGAAGAGAGTCCTCATAGAGAGAGAGCCCCGTTCTTTGGCCCTTTGCTCTCTTCTGGACAAAAAAGAGCGTAGGATAGCCGATATCTCCGTGGATTACGTAGGTTTCGATATACCGGATATTTTCGTGGTGGGATACGGATTAGACTGTGCGGAGAGATGGAGAAACCTTAGATCCGTGTATTCCGTCGATGTCCTGTCCCAGGATTAA
- a CDS encoding ATP-binding protein, which translates to MSLKDVLELNVDSVRRMTDPSSLDCLSTEEVECLTGFIGQERAVKAMDFGLSVNSKGYNIFVVGNSGSGRTTYALDSLKKKAQEMDVPDDLVYVYNFDNPGEPIALLLPAGKGKEMESTFSSLIDDLKLVISKAFEKGHYEDTKAQEVKVFQEEVNARMEEIKAWAWEKGFSVKRTPQGFVNIPLQEEVDEEGNVTRREIQPEEFEELGEDRQRSLQEESEEISQRTLVVLREIRDREKELKKRISELESEICKGAIQGTVDDIREKFGLNDRINSWIDSFTKSVIDNFGMFVAAARDDNAEVDFSIYRVNPVVCNDPENGAPVIWETNPTYYNLMGKVEYESRQGYLYTDFRKIVAGAILKANGGFLVLDMDLLLRNFMSYEGLKRVLRTGKLSIENLGEQFGAVPMSSLRPEAVDINVKMVLVGTHYLYYLLQHYDPEFRKMFKLRAEFQTDMDRTSSSEHQMAQFITTIVKREKGPHFNAEAVAEIIDWSSRLAGDRDRLSIQFNKIIEVIVESIAWARMDKAEMVSRDYVYKAIQESRYRASLVEERIKRAFVDGVIRIDTEGDAIGQINGLAVIDLGDYAFGHPSRITANTYMGKEGVVNIERETSMAGPIHNKGHLTLSSYLGRKYAQDMPLTLSASISFEQNYGGIEGDSASSTELYCLLSSLSEVAINQSIAVTGSVDQFGNIQPIGGVNEKIEGFFSYCKERGLTGKQGVMIPHQNERHLMLNREVVEAIKDGKFHLWKVHSVDEGIEILTGIPAGKPNSKGDFPKKSIHGKVKAKLQKWMKDAARIHKEMTGQDKDKKGKKSKKTQTSEEGEAR; encoded by the coding sequence ATGTCTCTTAAAGACGTTCTAGAGTTGAATGTCGACAGCGTGAGAAGGATGACCGATCCGTCCTCTCTGGACTGTTTGTCCACCGAAGAGGTGGAGTGTCTCACCGGCTTTATCGGTCAGGAGCGAGCCGTAAAGGCCATGGACTTCGGCCTGTCGGTGAACAGCAAGGGATACAATATATTTGTGGTGGGAAACTCCGGTAGCGGTAGGACCACCTACGCTCTGGACAGCCTTAAAAAGAAGGCCCAGGAGATGGACGTTCCGGATGATCTGGTTTACGTCTACAACTTCGATAACCCCGGGGAGCCTATCGCCCTTTTGCTCCCTGCGGGCAAGGGCAAGGAGATGGAGTCGACCTTCTCTTCCCTGATAGATGACCTTAAATTAGTCATAAGCAAGGCTTTTGAAAAAGGTCACTACGAGGACACCAAGGCCCAGGAGGTAAAGGTCTTTCAGGAAGAGGTAAACGCCAGGATGGAGGAGATAAAGGCCTGGGCCTGGGAGAAAGGCTTTTCCGTCAAGAGAACTCCTCAGGGCTTCGTCAACATACCTCTCCAGGAAGAGGTGGACGAGGAAGGAAACGTCACCAGAAGAGAGATACAGCCGGAGGAGTTTGAGGAGCTCGGCGAAGACCGTCAGAGGTCTCTCCAGGAGGAGTCGGAGGAGATATCACAGAGGACCTTAGTGGTCCTGCGGGAGATCAGGGACAGGGAGAAGGAACTGAAAAAAAGGATATCCGAGCTCGAATCGGAGATATGTAAAGGAGCCATCCAGGGGACCGTCGACGATATCAGGGAAAAATTCGGCTTAAACGACAGAATAAACAGCTGGATCGACTCTTTCACGAAAAGCGTCATAGACAACTTCGGTATGTTTGTGGCTGCTGCCAGGGACGATAACGCCGAGGTGGATTTCAGCATATATAGGGTTAACCCGGTGGTCTGCAACGATCCTGAAAACGGTGCTCCTGTAATATGGGAGACCAACCCCACCTACTACAACCTGATGGGGAAGGTGGAGTACGAAAGTCGACAGGGCTATCTCTACACCGATTTCAGGAAGATCGTCGCAGGAGCTATTCTCAAGGCCAACGGAGGTTTTCTGGTTCTGGACATGGATCTACTCCTTCGGAACTTTATGTCCTACGAAGGACTGAAGAGGGTTCTACGAACCGGTAAGCTGAGCATCGAAAATCTGGGGGAGCAGTTTGGCGCCGTGCCTATGTCCTCCCTCCGTCCTGAGGCGGTGGATATTAACGTCAAGATGGTCCTGGTAGGAACCCACTATCTTTACTACCTATTGCAGCACTACGATCCTGAGTTCCGAAAGATGTTCAAACTGCGGGCGGAGTTCCAGACCGACATGGACAGAACTTCGTCGTCGGAGCATCAGATGGCTCAGTTTATAACCACCATAGTTAAAAGGGAAAAAGGACCTCATTTCAACGCCGAAGCGGTGGCGGAGATAATAGATTGGTCGTCGAGATTGGCTGGGGATAGAGATAGGCTTTCTATCCAGTTCAACAAGATAATCGAAGTCATCGTCGAATCTATCGCCTGGGCCAGGATGGATAAGGCGGAGATGGTCAGCAGAGATTACGTCTACAAAGCTATCCAGGAGAGCCGATACAGAGCCAGCCTGGTGGAGGAGAGGATAAAAAGGGCTTTTGTCGACGGAGTCATAAGGATAGACACAGAGGGAGACGCTATCGGTCAGATAAACGGCCTAGCGGTTATAGACCTCGGGGACTACGCCTTTGGGCACCCCTCCAGGATAACAGCCAATACCTATATGGGCAAAGAGGGCGTCGTGAACATAGAGAGAGAGACCTCTATGGCTGGACCTATTCACAACAAAGGACACCTTACCCTGAGCAGCTATCTCGGGAGGAAATACGCCCAGGATATGCCCCTAACCCTCTCTGCCAGCATCTCCTTCGAACAGAACTACGGGGGCATAGAGGGAGACAGTGCGTCCTCGACGGAGCTTTACTGTCTTCTTTCCTCCCTCTCCGAGGTGGCGATAAACCAATCAATAGCGGTCACCGGCTCGGTGGACCAGTTCGGCAATATCCAGCCTATCGGTGGGGTAAACGAGAAAATAGAGGGGTTCTTCTCCTACTGTAAAGAGAGGGGACTTACGGGAAAACAGGGAGTGATGATACCCCATCAGAACGAGAGGCACCTGATGCTCAATCGCGAGGTCGTAGAGGCCATAAAAGACGGTAAGTTCCACCTCTGGAAGGTCCATTCGGTCGACGAGGGAATTGAGATACTTACAGGGATACCGGCGGGAAAGCCAAACTCGAAGGGAGATTTTCCCAAAAAATCCATCCACGGCAAGGTAAAGGCGAAGCTCCAGAAATGGATGAAAGACGCCGCTAGGATTCACAAGGAGATGACCGGTCAGGATAAGGATAAAAAAGGCAAAAAAAGCAAAAAGACCCAAACATCGGAAGAAGGGGAGGCCCGGTGA
- the tilS gene encoding tRNA lysidine(34) synthetase TilS — MVLRNFDGFKSAGLRQRWWNSKRMAVALSGGSDSMALLWLMVHVWGGEVVALHVDHGIRGKSSSSDARFVGEHCESIGVPCHIAKRDVPGEMLKGESVELAARRIRHRSLTDLSEELGCSGVVLGHNSDDVVETFFLNLARGSGPFGLAGIPEVNGRLFRPVMGMSRERLRDILREAEWSWVEDETNDQDLYLRNRVRNELLPLMKARLNSSIGDHVLSLVADMADLRAQEEEEGETLSSQIKKDLPRCLYSLSREGFKSLSPRGKTWVLRHVGRYLGLRTLSRNRTERLLDLEDRGSRWRFQWSSDVELCGDRNFLSWVHRPLLEISIPDPVILSGEGEGVFQDIPFSWSFLRKGKSSASAFSVVIPLFPGDKVNVRPMASLSQKDRSPCPWWLLPCIPVVTVNDRPVWCPEPVFLNSRWEFPSDSVEYGGLCLVCFSDPNGRQEGEPR; from the coding sequence ATGGTTCTCCGTAACTTCGATGGTTTTAAGTCCGCAGGACTGAGGCAGAGGTGGTGGAACTCAAAGAGAATGGCTGTGGCCCTTTCCGGTGGAAGCGACTCGATGGCTCTCCTGTGGCTTATGGTCCATGTTTGGGGAGGGGAGGTCGTCGCTCTCCACGTGGATCACGGTATAAGAGGGAAATCATCCTCGTCGGATGCCCGTTTCGTCGGTGAACACTGTGAGTCTATAGGCGTACCCTGTCATATAGCAAAAAGGGACGTTCCAGGTGAGATGCTAAAAGGCGAGTCGGTCGAGCTGGCGGCCAGGAGGATAAGGCATCGATCCCTTACCGATCTGTCCGAAGAGCTAGGCTGTAGTGGAGTGGTTTTGGGCCATAACTCCGACGATGTGGTGGAGACCTTCTTTCTAAACCTGGCGAGAGGTTCCGGTCCCTTTGGATTGGCGGGCATTCCGGAGGTTAACGGACGTCTTTTTAGGCCTGTTATGGGAATGTCCAGAGAGAGGCTTCGGGATATACTGAGAGAGGCGGAATGGTCCTGGGTGGAGGACGAGACGAACGATCAGGATCTCTACCTGAGGAACAGGGTCAGAAACGAATTACTTCCTCTGATGAAGGCCAGGCTAAACAGCTCTATCGGTGATCACGTCCTCAGCCTGGTGGCGGACATGGCGGATCTGAGGGCCCAGGAGGAGGAAGAAGGGGAGACCCTCTCTTCTCAGATTAAAAAAGACCTCCCTCGGTGTCTGTACAGCCTGTCCAGAGAGGGCTTTAAAAGTTTAAGTCCTAGAGGTAAAACCTGGGTTCTCCGTCACGTCGGTAGATATCTGGGACTTAGGACCTTATCGAGAAACAGGACGGAGAGGCTGCTGGATCTTGAGGATCGTGGTTCCCGCTGGAGATTTCAGTGGTCCTCGGACGTAGAGCTCTGTGGAGATCGTAATTTTCTTTCCTGGGTTCATCGTCCTTTGCTGGAGATCTCCATCCCCGATCCTGTGATACTCTCAGGAGAGGGAGAAGGGGTGTTTCAGGATATTCCCTTTTCGTGGTCTTTTTTACGAAAAGGGAAATCGTCGGCTTCCGCCTTTTCCGTCGTGATACCTCTGTTTCCTGGCGACAAGGTCAACGTAAGGCCCATGGCCTCTTTATCCCAAAAAGACAGGTCTCCATGTCCTTGGTGGCTTTTGCCCTGTATCCCGGTGGTCACGGTAAACGATCGGCCTGTCTGGTGCCCTGAGCCGGTTTTTTTGAATAGCAGGTGGGAATTTCCGTCAGATAGTGTAGAATATGGTGGTCTTTGCTTGGTGTGTTTTAGCGATCCCAATGGTAGACAGGAAGGGGAACCTAGATGA